The Verrucomicrobium spinosum DSM 4136 = JCM 18804 genome includes a region encoding these proteins:
- a CDS encoding PAS domain-containing hybrid sensor histidine kinase/response regulator: MSASPVSDSLPAPSPADPVKIDLQFEDNKLGLLEAAVAHLSDMVLVTEADPIEEPGPRIVFANDAFLRRTGYTASEVLGRSPRFLQGPSTSREALDQLRAGLVARQLVRVELLNYTKSGDEFWLEIEVVPVLNASGSCTHFVAIERDITGRKLSEQRQDESEAQMRRTADLLTAVVESTPDALFVKDVQGRYLLFNEGAARVVGKRSEEVVGHDDSALFGPSDVEVIRRHDRQVMATGETTTSEEMLTSAGVTRTFLATKSPYRDSGGEIVGIVGISRDITERKLAEEKLREQATLLDKAKDAILVRDLHHKLLYWNRGAERIYGWQADEVLGASVKELLYDDPAAFEAATAETLVKGEWAGELSQRQKSGKILDMNCHWTLVRDDAGQPKSILAINTDSTDRKKLEKQFLRAQRMESIGTLAGGIAHDLNNVLTPIVMSITLLRAGETSEEKLAVLDMVEKSANRGAQLIKQVLTFARGVESRTVVVQLRLLLYEVEKICSETFLKSIQIRVKSAPDLWPVLGDPTQLHQVLLNLCVNARDAMHHGGTLTLQADNVVLDEHYAATSVEAKPGPYVVLQVSDTGAGMSPEVIDRIFEPFFTTKETGKGTGLGLSTTLAIVKSHGGFLKVHSERDVGTRFQVYLPAQTDARMALSENITTDLPRGNGELVLVVDDEASVREITQQTLEAFGYKVLLACDGAEATATYALHRHEIDVVLADMMMPLMDGPTMIQVLVRINPKVKVLAASGLNADGMVARASNAGARDFLPKPYTAGALLRALRQIIDGTPSG, encoded by the coding sequence ATGTCCGCATCTCCAGTGTCTGATAGCCTCCCAGCTCCGTCGCCTGCAGATCCAGTGAAGATCGATCTTCAGTTTGAAGACAACAAGTTGGGGCTTCTTGAGGCCGCCGTAGCTCATTTGAGCGATATGGTCTTAGTCACGGAAGCTGACCCCATCGAAGAGCCGGGACCCCGCATCGTATTTGCAAATGACGCATTTCTGCGACGCACCGGTTACACTGCTTCCGAGGTTTTGGGGCGTAGCCCTCGCTTCTTGCAGGGGCCGTCAACCTCAAGGGAGGCACTGGACCAACTGCGGGCAGGTCTAGTGGCCCGTCAACTCGTACGTGTAGAACTCCTCAACTATACAAAGTCGGGAGATGAATTCTGGCTGGAGATTGAGGTCGTTCCGGTATTGAATGCTTCCGGCTCCTGCACCCATTTTGTCGCCATTGAGAGGGACATCACTGGCAGGAAACTTTCTGAACAACGACAAGATGAATCGGAGGCCCAAATGCGGCGCACAGCCGATCTGCTCACGGCCGTCGTTGAATCGACACCAGATGCATTGTTCGTGAAGGACGTGCAGGGCCGGTATCTCTTGTTCAACGAAGGCGCTGCCAGGGTGGTGGGTAAACGATCTGAAGAAGTGGTCGGGCACGATGACTCCGCACTCTTCGGTCCAAGTGACGTGGAGGTGATCCGGCGACACGACCGGCAGGTGATGGCTACGGGAGAAACGACCACCAGCGAGGAAATGCTCACCTCCGCAGGTGTCACCCGAACCTTCCTGGCCACCAAATCCCCTTACCGTGACAGCGGCGGAGAAATTGTTGGCATCGTCGGGATCTCCCGGGACATCACGGAACGAAAACTGGCGGAAGAGAAGCTTCGTGAGCAGGCGACACTTTTGGACAAGGCCAAGGATGCCATTCTGGTGCGGGACCTCCATCACAAGTTGCTCTATTGGAACCGGGGGGCGGAAAGGATATACGGCTGGCAGGCAGATGAAGTTCTCGGTGCTTCTGTAAAGGAGCTGCTTTATGATGATCCGGCGGCCTTCGAAGCGGCAACGGCGGAAACGCTCGTCAAAGGGGAGTGGGCGGGAGAATTGTCACAACGACAAAAGTCGGGAAAGATATTGGATATGAACTGCCACTGGACCTTGGTGCGGGACGACGCCGGCCAGCCTAAATCCATACTGGCGATCAATACAGACTCCACGGATCGCAAAAAGCTGGAGAAGCAATTTCTGAGAGCACAGCGGATGGAGAGCATAGGCACTCTGGCGGGCGGGATTGCCCATGACCTGAACAACGTGCTGACCCCAATCGTGATGTCCATAACATTGCTTAGGGCCGGCGAAACGTCGGAAGAAAAGCTGGCTGTTTTGGACATGGTGGAGAAGAGTGCCAATCGCGGTGCTCAACTGATCAAGCAGGTGCTTACCTTTGCGCGGGGAGTGGAAAGCCGCACTGTGGTGGTCCAGTTGCGTCTCCTGCTGTATGAAGTAGAGAAGATCTGCAGCGAGACTTTCTTGAAGAGCATTCAGATCCGCGTCAAATCGGCCCCTGATCTCTGGCCTGTGTTGGGAGACCCTACCCAGCTCCACCAAGTTTTGCTCAATCTGTGTGTAAATGCCCGTGATGCCATGCATCACGGTGGAACGTTGACTCTGCAAGCTGACAACGTGGTGCTTGATGAACACTATGCGGCCACGAGTGTGGAGGCAAAGCCTGGTCCTTATGTCGTGCTGCAGGTTTCAGATACTGGCGCAGGCATGAGTCCCGAGGTCATCGATCGAATATTTGAGCCGTTTTTTACAACCAAGGAGACTGGCAAAGGTACGGGCCTGGGGTTGTCAACCACGTTGGCGATCGTGAAAAGCCACGGCGGATTCCTCAAGGTCCACAGCGAAAGAGACGTGGGGACGCGGTTCCAGGTTTACCTTCCCGCCCAAACGGATGCCAGGATGGCGCTGAGCGAAAACATCACGACGGATTTGCCCAGGGGGAATGGGGAGCTGGTCCTGGTGGTGGACGATGAAGCCTCGGTTCGTGAGATCACCCAACAGACCCTTGAGGCATTCGGCTACAAGGTCTTGCTCGCATGCGATGGAGCCGAGGCCACCGCAACCTATGCTCTGCATCGCCATGAGATCGATGTCGTGCTCGCTGACATGATGATGCCTTTGATGGACGGGCCAACGATGATTCAGGTGCTTGTACGCATCAATCCTAAAGTCAAAGTGCTTGCTGCCAGCGGACTCAATGCTGACGGCATGGTGGCACGTGCGTCAAACGCAGGGGCTCGTGATTTCCTGCCCAAGCCGTACACCGCGGGAGCGCTTCTCCGAGCGCTCCGGCAGATTATCGATGGCACTCCCTCCGGATAG
- the grpE gene encoding nucleotide exchange factor GrpE — protein MPYLAFNLNNGNEFIFDLVEDRLSLGRNARNEILIENEGISSFHAELLRQADGHYEVVDLNSSNGTFVNDERVKRATLKPGDKVNFGHLEARFRDTKLPGGEREARGGTSSAEEKRRDAESLEGGHRSTQLIPIPAPAPVVAPAPALASGTAGSPPAGATAPPPAPNLVPPAGAAPRPNLPLPPGGSRAPIPGQNAGPRPLPPGPAAGPARPAMPAMPAMPAMPAMPAAPAAPAAPAAPAAPAAPAAPAAPVHGGAQVAAKPGMPVPGKPMAPTPGKPVAQVPGRPTAPPTGKPVTPPPGAQRPGPPAPAGPATRPVVSPPGATIRPTGPQVPTGGGARPPGPVPGPQTPQRPVGPVIPARPAVPSPGTQVPVPGRPVPPSSGPAPAPVQIVVPAPQPAPAPAPASVTVPPPTPESQSKAHAAVAASAVKISPATAPVLVAPVVTTATVDVTPLAVTPPKPNAETSTSPSTAPTATADKPAPAASAVEAPVVALPPILSVAAPPPPSPALAPSSGATAAPAAPTSPVSTPQPSSPAAPPSPPPASASAPSPPPTAVSPSAPPPSPADAQLPRQGVISADTMMEKVVSPPPALNLSAKPQNLAPKPAESGSVESSPTPAPLASPEPNRPEPAMQGVNEEQAALETSLAQKQQALKEASALEKSLRQGMEALNSELQSTRQHLDEENARAKETTAKLAAQKAELEKSIGNLETEEKRIEEKLAVLRSREEGADQRLAELAACESKLEAATRSLEEITEKRSREEAQLLELTGQREAKETTLKDLLERGTAQHTLVQTLTRQQASLEENIELLQITQEDSRKKNEELEAAAKEQQQRFTDRQAEHEKLLHELEQKRASTDAVLKDLLAKSSQLEIHLSDHKEVEARLAETRKQLEDAELRKSEAEKATTALQETLATKQLEHASLSEQTQAISKELEGTTQRHVVLVEALARMTEEETLQTKRLESLHLETESATLVLGTRKKEVAELDSRLTELQRQTASLEAQLAEQADTEQKLATVRETLDSLNQKTTEQQALLAQLLSDKESTEAATAQMKADMEADRQQFESTRAGLETATRELQRSRTERAQLDAKTVDVRSEIQVLTTSLAVKKSEIGSAERTLESLYGRVAAANERLAELEKIEERLQQALVSLKAAEKQRDAEEKKLVDLEMQRETLRREVITVAEQEKLGRSRLEDHTRRLESGEAQLQEVQQKADALTAQINTQEVELVQLERKLQATIDEEKAIRAGMPELNAEMTAAQATLQTLLGQRSEAESLALNLAKEAANTQKKLAELAEQSAALVEEKARRERELADLQHAIENQEQSIQKVLDAGTTAGQKLNELQTRIQEHEKLLADASEKHELYLKQLHEEEAGLSASIEALRKQHSSHESFVLEAQARLLETENRMQSLTQSGDRILSLHEATSQAEARRRDAEARLSQFSELELSLQVRLNSLQETVKKENQRLDQLRHEREEVETDVQKSLDKASRDAEDVKKKLANEIRAEEALLVSRMKERNRELLEKHEELKHKLSSSTEEQTIIFFAGDVIKRLDLVENLIQRYEREPNPAGVVQQLRTLRASFEDILAQHGVTEFKVRPDTEVDIALRQRIAVVENRSGTGKTRVTECYRPGYLYAPGDGREIVLRKVEVKTSSE, from the coding sequence ATGCCCTATCTGGCGTTTAATCTCAACAACGGAAACGAGTTCATTTTCGACCTGGTCGAAGATCGGCTCAGCCTCGGGCGCAATGCTCGAAACGAAATCCTGATCGAAAACGAAGGGATCTCCAGTTTCCATGCGGAACTGCTCAGGCAGGCTGACGGGCATTATGAAGTGGTGGACCTCAATTCGTCCAACGGCACCTTTGTGAACGATGAACGGGTGAAGCGGGCCACCCTCAAACCTGGCGACAAGGTCAACTTTGGGCATCTCGAAGCCCGGTTCCGGGACACCAAGCTGCCGGGTGGCGAGCGGGAGGCCCGCGGAGGCACGTCCTCCGCTGAGGAGAAACGCCGCGATGCAGAATCTCTGGAAGGCGGTCACCGCTCCACCCAGCTCATCCCCATTCCTGCGCCAGCCCCTGTTGTCGCCCCTGCCCCTGCACTGGCTTCTGGCACCGCTGGATCTCCCCCAGCCGGGGCAACCGCCCCTCCGCCTGCGCCGAATCTGGTGCCTCCCGCGGGGGCGGCACCGAGGCCCAACCTGCCCCTGCCACCCGGTGGGTCCAGGGCCCCCATTCCCGGTCAGAATGCCGGCCCCCGCCCATTGCCTCCCGGTCCCGCCGCAGGCCCTGCCCGCCCTGCCATGCCTGCCATGCCTGCCATGCCTGCCATGCCTGCCATGCCTGCCGCACCTGCCGCACCTGCCGCACCTGCCGCACCTGCCGCACCTGCCGCACCAGCCGCACCAGCCGCACCTGTCCACGGCGGTGCCCAGGTGGCCGCAAAACCGGGAATGCCCGTGCCCGGCAAACCCATGGCTCCCACACCTGGCAAGCCCGTAGCACAGGTGCCAGGACGCCCCACGGCTCCCCCCACGGGAAAACCCGTCACTCCCCCACCAGGGGCCCAGCGCCCGGGGCCGCCTGCACCCGCAGGTCCCGCCACGCGCCCGGTGGTGAGCCCGCCTGGGGCCACGATCCGTCCCACCGGGCCCCAAGTACCCACTGGAGGTGGTGCCCGTCCGCCCGGCCCAGTCCCAGGACCACAAACTCCGCAGCGTCCCGTTGGCCCCGTCATACCGGCTCGGCCTGCCGTTCCTTCACCAGGAACACAAGTCCCCGTCCCGGGCCGACCAGTTCCCCCATCATCTGGCCCTGCTCCTGCTCCTGTACAGATCGTTGTGCCTGCCCCCCAGCCAGCACCTGCCCCCGCGCCAGCTTCGGTTACCGTGCCTCCCCCCACTCCTGAATCCCAGTCAAAGGCTCATGCAGCCGTCGCGGCGTCCGCCGTGAAGATCAGCCCCGCCACTGCGCCAGTGCTGGTGGCCCCCGTGGTCACCACCGCGACGGTGGACGTCACGCCCCTGGCGGTGACCCCACCCAAGCCGAACGCCGAGACCTCGACCTCTCCCTCGACTGCGCCCACGGCCACCGCCGACAAGCCAGCACCTGCGGCATCCGCAGTGGAAGCTCCGGTTGTCGCCCTCCCCCCCATCCTCTCAGTAGCAGCCCCGCCACCGCCATCGCCAGCGCTCGCCCCTTCCTCAGGGGCCACGGCTGCCCCCGCAGCCCCCACCTCTCCCGTGTCCACCCCCCAGCCTTCCTCCCCCGCAGCGCCACCCTCACCTCCTCCCGCCTCAGCTTCCGCTCCCTCACCGCCGCCGACCGCAGTGAGCCCATCCGCACCACCACCCTCGCCCGCTGACGCGCAACTGCCCCGCCAAGGCGTGATCTCCGCTGACACCATGATGGAGAAAGTGGTCTCTCCGCCGCCTGCCCTGAATCTCTCTGCCAAGCCCCAAAACCTCGCTCCCAAACCCGCGGAAAGCGGCAGCGTGGAAAGTTCCCCGACGCCCGCCCCCCTGGCCTCCCCTGAGCCAAACCGCCCGGAACCGGCCATGCAGGGGGTCAATGAGGAGCAAGCTGCCCTGGAGACCTCGCTCGCCCAGAAGCAGCAGGCCCTCAAAGAGGCAAGTGCTCTGGAGAAGTCCCTCAGACAAGGGATGGAGGCGCTCAACTCGGAACTCCAGTCCACGCGCCAGCATCTGGATGAAGAAAATGCCCGGGCCAAAGAAACCACCGCCAAACTTGCCGCCCAGAAAGCAGAACTGGAAAAATCCATCGGGAACCTGGAGACCGAAGAAAAGCGGATTGAGGAAAAACTTGCCGTCCTTCGCTCCAGGGAAGAAGGCGCTGATCAACGGCTCGCCGAACTCGCGGCCTGCGAATCCAAACTGGAAGCAGCGACCAGGTCGCTCGAGGAAATCACGGAAAAACGATCCCGGGAAGAGGCACAGCTTCTGGAACTGACGGGTCAACGTGAGGCCAAGGAAACGACGCTCAAGGACCTGCTGGAGCGGGGCACGGCCCAGCACACCCTGGTGCAGACCCTCACCCGGCAGCAGGCCAGCCTGGAGGAGAACATCGAGCTCCTGCAGATCACCCAGGAGGACTCCCGCAAAAAAAACGAAGAACTGGAAGCCGCTGCCAAGGAGCAACAGCAACGGTTCACCGACCGGCAGGCCGAGCACGAGAAACTCCTCCACGAGCTCGAACAAAAACGGGCCTCCACCGACGCGGTGTTGAAGGATCTCCTGGCAAAGTCCTCCCAGCTCGAAATCCACCTCTCCGACCACAAAGAGGTGGAAGCCCGCCTGGCCGAAACCAGGAAACAACTGGAAGATGCTGAACTGCGGAAGAGCGAGGCGGAAAAGGCGACCACCGCCCTGCAGGAGACCCTCGCGACGAAGCAACTCGAGCACGCCAGTCTGAGCGAGCAGACGCAAGCCATCAGCAAGGAGCTGGAGGGCACCACCCAGCGTCACGTCGTGCTGGTGGAAGCCCTGGCCCGTATGACCGAGGAGGAGACCCTCCAGACGAAACGCCTGGAAAGCCTTCATCTGGAGACAGAGTCCGCCACCCTGGTGCTGGGTACCCGCAAGAAAGAAGTGGCGGAGCTGGACTCCCGTCTGACCGAACTGCAACGGCAGACCGCCTCCCTGGAGGCCCAGCTGGCCGAACAGGCCGACACAGAGCAGAAACTGGCAACGGTGCGGGAGACGCTGGACTCCTTGAACCAGAAAACCACGGAGCAACAGGCCCTGCTGGCGCAGCTCCTCTCAGACAAGGAGTCCACAGAAGCCGCCACCGCCCAGATGAAGGCCGACATGGAGGCAGACCGGCAACAGTTCGAGTCCACCCGTGCAGGCCTGGAAACCGCCACCCGCGAGCTGCAGCGCTCCCGGACTGAGCGCGCCCAGCTCGACGCGAAAACGGTGGACGTTCGCAGTGAGATCCAGGTGCTCACCACCTCCCTCGCGGTGAAGAAGAGCGAGATCGGCAGCGCCGAGCGCACGCTGGAGAGCCTGTACGGCCGCGTGGCCGCTGCCAACGAGCGGCTCGCCGAACTGGAGAAGATCGAGGAACGTCTGCAGCAGGCTCTGGTCTCCCTGAAAGCTGCTGAAAAGCAGCGCGATGCGGAGGAGAAGAAACTCGTGGACCTGGAAATGCAGCGTGAAACGCTGCGCCGTGAGGTCATCACGGTCGCAGAACAGGAGAAACTGGGCCGCTCCCGCCTGGAGGATCACACCCGCAGGCTGGAGAGTGGGGAGGCCCAGCTCCAGGAAGTGCAGCAGAAGGCGGACGCGCTGACCGCGCAGATCAACACCCAGGAGGTCGAACTCGTGCAACTGGAGCGCAAGCTCCAGGCCACCATCGATGAGGAAAAAGCCATCCGCGCCGGCATGCCCGAGCTCAATGCCGAGATGACCGCCGCCCAGGCCACCCTGCAAACCCTGCTGGGCCAGCGCAGCGAGGCAGAAAGCCTGGCGCTCAACCTCGCCAAAGAAGCCGCCAACACCCAGAAGAAGCTGGCGGAGCTGGCGGAGCAAAGCGCCGCCCTGGTAGAGGAGAAGGCGCGGCGGGAACGCGAACTCGCCGACCTGCAGCACGCGATCGAAAACCAGGAGCAGAGCATTCAAAAAGTGCTGGATGCGGGCACCACGGCGGGCCAGAAGCTCAACGAGCTGCAGACCAGGATTCAGGAGCACGAGAAGCTGCTCGCTGACGCGTCTGAAAAGCACGAACTCTACCTCAAACAACTGCATGAGGAGGAGGCCGGCCTCAGCGCCAGCATCGAGGCCCTCAGGAAACAACACTCCAGTCATGAGTCCTTCGTGCTGGAAGCGCAGGCACGCCTGCTGGAGACGGAGAACCGCATGCAGTCACTCACACAGAGCGGCGACCGGATCCTCTCCCTCCATGAGGCCACATCGCAGGCAGAGGCACGCCGCCGTGACGCCGAGGCCCGGCTGAGCCAGTTCTCGGAGCTGGAGCTCTCCCTTCAGGTCAGGCTGAACAGCCTTCAGGAAACGGTGAAGAAGGAGAACCAGCGCCTGGACCAGTTGCGGCACGAGCGCGAGGAAGTGGAGACCGATGTACAGAAGAGCCTCGACAAGGCCAGCCGCGATGCCGAGGATGTCAAGAAGAAGCTCGCCAACGAGATCCGCGCCGAGGAGGCCCTGCTGGTCTCCCGGATGAAGGAGCGCAACCGGGAGCTGCTGGAGAAGCATGAGGAGCTCAAACACAAGCTCTCCTCCAGCACAGAGGAGCAGACGATCATCTTCTTCGCAGGGGATGTCATCAAGCGGCTCGATCTCGTGGAAAATCTCATCCAGCGTTACGAGCGCGAACCCAACCCCGCCGGGGTCGTGCAGCAACTGCGCACCCTGCGGGCTTCCTTTGAGGACATCCTGGCCCAGCATGGTGTCACCGAGTTCAAGGTCCGCCCCGACACGGAAGTGGACATTGCCCTGCGCCAGCGCATCGCGGTGGTGGAAAACCGGAGCGGCACCGGGAAGACCCGCGTGACGGAATGCTACCGGCCCGGCTACCTCTACGCACCGGGAGACGGGCGCGAGATCGTCCTCCGCAAAGTGGAGGTAAAGACCTCCAGCGAGTAG
- the ndk gene encoding nucleoside-diphosphate kinase → MAEQTTLILLKPDCVSKNLCGEVLKRFEGAGFQIRGLKMLQLDDAVLADHYSHIASKPFFPDVADFMKKTPVVALALAGENVIEQVRALLGPTDSRKADKGTIRGDFGGDMMVNVAHASDSPEAAAAELNRFFKDGEIFTYTKISA, encoded by the coding sequence ATGGCCGAACAAACGACCCTCATCCTTCTCAAGCCCGATTGCGTCTCCAAAAATCTCTGCGGCGAAGTGCTCAAGCGCTTTGAAGGAGCCGGTTTCCAGATCCGTGGCCTGAAAATGCTTCAGCTGGACGACGCCGTCCTCGCTGATCACTACTCCCATATCGCTTCCAAGCCCTTCTTCCCGGATGTGGCGGACTTCATGAAGAAGACCCCGGTGGTCGCTCTGGCGCTCGCAGGTGAGAACGTCATCGAGCAGGTGCGCGCCCTCCTCGGGCCGACGGACTCCCGCAAGGCTGACAAAGGCACCATCCGTGGCGACTTCGGTGGCGACATGATGGTGAACGTGGCGCACGCCTCCGACTCCCCGGAAGCCGCCGCGGCAGAGCTCAACCGTTTCTTCAAGGACGGTGAGATCTTCACCTACACGAAGATCTCCGCCTGA
- a CDS encoding GIY-YIG nuclease family protein, with translation MEYQVYIIRNNAGRLYIGMSEDVIARLTDHNSGVSRWTKHRGPWELIWQSEPQDITSARKLENLLKRQKGGAGLYHLTGLPRPREGS, from the coding sequence ATGGAGTATCAAGTCTATATCATCCGCAACAACGCAGGTCGCTTGTACATCGGGATGAGTGAAGACGTGATTGCCCGCCTGACCGATCACAACAGCGGCGTGTCCAGATGGACCAAACACCGCGGCCCTTGGGAACTCATCTGGCAGAGCGAGCCCCAAGACATCACCTCCGCAAGGAAGTTGGAGAATCTGCTGAAGCGGCAGAAAGGCGGAGCCGGGCTGTACCACCTCACCGGCCTGCCTCGACCCCGCGAAGGCTCATAA
- the infC gene encoding translation initiation factor IF-3, whose translation MLDVFLPLTHRRCVINPSFNNRPRPGFNRGGRFQDQTRVNDRIRSPKVRVIDGATNQQLGVLPTGQAVRMAKERGMDLVEISASADPPVCKIVDYGKYKYEQEKKKKESAKAQKGGKLKELKFRVGIDPHDYLIKIAHGEEFLSEGNKVRVQLQFKGRQMAHQEIGFQLARRIREDLLTMGHVDQDPKMAGRNINMQISPLPEKQRQRKFANFKHGKFLDPEEEDNTHEEHDEDDHILEAHEEVEATNGEAPPPAPAPAPKQNGTKPKPRLVIDPSNVDSA comes from the coding sequence ATGTTGGATGTCTTTTTGCCATTAACTCACCGGAGGTGCGTCATCAACCCTAGCTTCAATAACAGACCACGACCAGGCTTCAACCGTGGAGGCCGGTTCCAGGACCAAACCCGCGTCAACGACCGTATTCGGTCTCCGAAAGTCCGTGTCATTGACGGTGCCACGAACCAACAGCTCGGCGTGTTGCCGACAGGCCAGGCCGTCCGCATGGCCAAGGAGCGCGGGATGGATCTCGTGGAAATCTCCGCTTCCGCCGATCCACCGGTCTGCAAGATCGTGGACTACGGCAAGTACAAGTACGAGCAGGAGAAAAAGAAGAAGGAGTCCGCCAAGGCCCAGAAGGGTGGCAAGCTGAAGGAACTCAAGTTCCGCGTCGGCATTGATCCGCACGACTACCTCATCAAGATCGCCCACGGCGAGGAATTCCTGTCCGAGGGCAACAAAGTCCGCGTCCAGCTCCAGTTCAAAGGTCGCCAGATGGCGCACCAGGAGATTGGGTTCCAGCTCGCCAGACGCATTCGCGAAGACCTTCTGACCATGGGCCATGTGGACCAGGATCCGAAGATGGCTGGCCGCAACATCAACATGCAGATCTCCCCGTTGCCCGAAAAGCAGCGCCAGCGGAAGTTCGCCAACTTCAAGCATGGGAAGTTCCTTGACCCAGAGGAAGAGGACAACACGCATGAGGAGCACGATGAGGATGACCACATCCTGGAAGCCCATGAGGAAGTGGAAGCTACCAACGGGGAAGCGCCACCCCCTGCGCCTGCGCCCGCGCCCAAGCAGAACGGCACCAAGCCGAAGCCCAGGCTGGTGATCGACCCCTCCAACGTGGACTCAGCGTAG
- a CDS encoding TM2 domain-containing protein, with translation MNTTSSTHSKTVGYLLWIFGFFGAHRFYYGRRVSGIIWMLTFGLFLIGWIVDLFLIPKMDREADLKFTSGPIDYSVAWVLQTFLGIFGIHRFYMGKWVTGIIWALTGGLVGFGYAWDYCTLNQQVDERNRELLSGAA, from the coding sequence ATGAACACCACCTCCAGTACACACAGCAAAACCGTTGGTTACCTGCTATGGATCTTTGGCTTCTTTGGCGCGCACCGCTTCTATTATGGGCGGCGGGTGAGCGGCATCATCTGGATGCTGACCTTCGGCCTCTTCCTCATTGGCTGGATCGTTGACCTGTTCCTGATCCCCAAGATGGACCGGGAGGCCGATCTGAAGTTCACGTCCGGCCCCATCGACTACTCGGTGGCCTGGGTGCTCCAGACCTTTCTGGGCATCTTTGGCATTCACCGCTTCTACATGGGCAAGTGGGTCACAGGCATCATCTGGGCGCTGACCGGCGGTCTCGTCGGCTTCGGCTATGCCTGGGACTACTGCACCCTGAACCAGCAGGTGGATGAGCGGAACCGCGAGCTCCTTTCCGGAGCGGCCTGA
- a CDS encoding HAD family hydrolase produces the protein MSGSPNHRLLLFDIDGTLLDTGGAGAGALLDAAEDVLQVRREHLPPLDLAGATDGGVLRKLFADAGQPLDPDRVEAYYASYLGHLQRRVRHEEFAGRLLGGVVDLLEQVSQESRFSVGLLTGNIRRGAVIKLERFGIHGHFLDGGFGDDGEDRNHLGPVAVRRMAQAAQRHFTPEQVIVIGDTPRDVACAHAMGARCLAVATGKFDHASLQTLGAWRVEENLHDAARLIEAFAA, from the coding sequence ATGAGCGGAAGCCCGAATCATCGGCTGCTCCTTTTTGATATCGACGGCACCCTGCTCGACACCGGTGGAGCAGGGGCCGGCGCACTGCTGGATGCGGCAGAGGACGTGCTCCAAGTTCGTCGTGAGCACCTGCCTCCGCTGGATCTTGCAGGGGCGACCGATGGCGGCGTGCTCCGCAAGCTCTTTGCAGATGCTGGCCAGCCGTTGGATCCCGACCGGGTGGAGGCCTACTATGCCTCCTACCTTGGCCATTTGCAGCGCCGCGTACGGCACGAGGAGTTTGCCGGGCGGTTGTTGGGCGGCGTGGTGGATCTGCTGGAGCAGGTCAGCCAGGAATCCCGTTTTTCAGTAGGCCTGCTCACCGGCAACATTCGTCGGGGCGCAGTGATCAAGCTGGAGCGCTTCGGCATTCACGGTCACTTTCTGGATGGCGGTTTTGGGGATGACGGGGAAGACCGCAATCACCTCGGTCCCGTAGCCGTACGCCGCATGGCTCAGGCCGCGCAGCGGCACTTCACTCCAGAGCAGGTCATTGTGATTGGCGACACCCCTCGTGATGTGGCCTGTGCCCACGCCATGGGGGCGCGTTGTCTGGCAGTTGCCACCGGCAAGTTTGACCACGCCTCATTGCAGACCCTCGGAGCCTGGCGGGTCGAGGAAAATCTCCATGATGCCGCGAGGTTGATCGAGGCGTTTGCCGCCTGA
- a CDS encoding 3-keto-disaccharide hydrolase — MKKLPALTLLAIFAAACHGEDKPSPIGYEDTPIIPGTEWRVHDIKRPAPPVVAPGKTNASAPADAVVIFDGGSTDALVSKDGKPCPWKVENGELLIAGGDCWTKEQFASCQLHIEWMSAPETKGNSQKKGNAGVFFMDRYECQMLDCYNNPTYADGMTGCIYGQTPPLVNAVRPAGEWQTYDIIFTAPKLKDGKVVEPAYVTTFVNGVCVQVHTKIMGPTKHKNITNYDGVFPEKAPVRLQDHKNDPPVRVRNYWVRPLP; from the coding sequence ATGAAGAAGCTACCAGCACTCACCCTCCTCGCGATCTTTGCCGCGGCCTGCCATGGCGAAGACAAGCCCTCTCCGATCGGCTACGAAGACACGCCAATCATTCCTGGCACCGAGTGGCGGGTGCACGACATCAAGCGCCCCGCCCCGCCTGTGGTGGCCCCGGGCAAGACGAATGCCAGCGCACCAGCGGATGCGGTGGTGATCTTTGATGGCGGCAGCACGGATGCCCTGGTGAGCAAGGATGGCAAGCCCTGCCCGTGGAAGGTCGAAAACGGTGAACTCCTCATCGCTGGCGGAGACTGCTGGACCAAGGAGCAGTTCGCCAGCTGCCAGCTTCACATCGAGTGGATGAGCGCCCCCGAGACCAAGGGCAACTCCCAGAAGAAGGGCAACGCAGGCGTGTTCTTCATGGACCGCTATGAGTGCCAGATGCTGGATTGCTACAACAACCCCACCTACGCTGATGGCATGACAGGGTGCATCTACGGGCAGACGCCCCCGCTCGTGAATGCGGTGCGCCCCGCCGGGGAATGGCAGACTTATGACATCATCTTCACCGCGCCCAAGCTGAAGGACGGCAAAGTGGTGGAGCCGGCTTACGTGACCACGTTTGTGAACGGCGTCTGCGTACAGGTGCACACGAAGATCATGGGCCCGACGAAGCACAAGAACATCACCAACTACGATGGCGTGTTCCCGGAGAAAGCCCCGGTCCGCCTGCAGGACCACAAGAACGATCCGCCCGTGCGTGTGCGCAACTACTGGGTGCGCCCGCTGCCCTGA